A genomic window from Salvia miltiorrhiza cultivar Shanhuang (shh) unplaced genomic scaffold, IMPLAD_Smil_shh fragScaff_scaffold_57_2, whole genome shotgun sequence includes:
- the LOC131002985 gene encoding uncharacterized protein LOC131002985 has product MADMQQNFAQMNVNKNNGELPPQIVVPNNKAQVNVVNLRSGKTLPEVVHIPEEESEPTDVEEKVDEEIEMVKPPASELKEKDDMPKAEEKSKHYALCPKCAKFLKEIRTKKVMYTDDAKFHVGEQVSAVLKRDMSTKCKDPGMFCIPCIIGDTRIEQAMQDLGASINVMPLTIYQELKIGPVKPTRVVIQLTDRSSVYPEGIVEDVLVKVQDLIFLDDFYVLNMGGSKAKPAVMLLGRPFFKMAQTQIDNAIGKLTCQFDGETVTFNLFKATKHPTDIESVEFVDVMDRVVDHAVPSMHRNEEYDLENEMELMEAMIGDFEQRKAEHMQPQVHQTFEVTSSGEEDRLLPSLVRVPKLELKSLPNHLKYIYLGENQTFPVIISSKLSPEQKGRV; this is encoded by the exons ATGGCCGACATGCAGCAGAACTTTGCCCAGATGAACGTCAACAAGAACAACGGAGAGCTGCCCCCACAGATCGTGGTACCTAACAACAAGGCACAGGTGAACGTAGTTAACCTAAGGAGTGGCAAAACTTTGCCTGAAGTAGTGCATATTCCTGAAGAAGAGTCTGAGCCCACAGACGTTGAAGAAAAGGTGGATGAGGAGATAGAGATGGTGAAACCACCTGCCTCAGAACTAAAGGAGAAGGATGATATGCCCAAAGCCGAAGAGAAATCAAAG CATTACGCACTATGCCCAAAATGCGCCAAGTTTCTTAAGGAGATTCGTACCAAGAAGGTTATGTACACGGATGATGCGAAGTTCCATGTGGGAGAGCAGGTGTCGGCTGTACTCAAGAGGGATATGTCCACAAAGTGCAAAGATCCGGGGATGTTCTGCATACCATGCATCATTGGAGACACAAGGATCGAGCAAGCTATGCAGGACCTAGGCGCATCAATCAATGTTATGCCTTTGACCATTTACCAGGAGCTGAAGATAGGACCAGTCAAACCTACACGAGTGGTGATCCAATTGACGGACAGGTCAAGTGTGTACCCTGAGGGCATAGTGGAGGACGTTCTTGTCAAGGTTCAAGACCTTATCTTTCTAGACGACTTCTATGTGCTCAACATGGGGGGTTCCAAGGCAAAGCCAGCAGTGATGCTTCTGGGCAGACCATTCTTCAAGATGGCTCAAACCCAGATTGACAATGCAATCGGGAAGCTAACGTGCcaatttgatggagaaactGTGACTTTCAACTTGTTCAAGGCAACTAAGCATCCCACTGATATTGAAAGCGTGGAGTTCGTTGATGTCATGGATCGAGTGGTGGACCATGCTGTTCCCTCTATGCACAGAAACGAAGAATATGACTTAGAGAACGAGATGGAATTAATGGAGGCTATGATCGGAGACTTTGAGCAGAGGAAGGCAGAGCATATGCAACCTCAAGTCCATCAAACCTTTGAGGTCACATCCTCAGGAGAGGAGGACAGGCTACTACCGTCCCTGGTCAGAGTGCCTAAGCTTGAGTTGAAGTCGCTCCCCAATCACTTGAAGTACATCTATTTGGGGGAGAATCAGACTTTTCCTGTGATCATAAGTTCAAAGCTGAGCCCAGAGCAGAAGGGGAGAGTCTAG